The segment CGGCCTCGTTCATGATGTCGGCGAACTTCATTTTTTCTGTGAATTTACAAATAAAAGCCGCGACAAAAAGACCCACAGAGGCGGAAATGAGGATATCTACGCCGTTCACCACCATTGCCGCAAGCAGAATTACAGGAGAAAATTTTAAAAATGCCAACATTTTAGCGCCTCCTCGTTTCTCAGTAAAATATTTTTATTTTGTGTCCTTTATCAGCGTCAGCAGATCGCTGTAAAGACCATAGGCGGTTTGAAGTATCCCCGGGTCGGTCTGCACGATGGATATCTCGCCGGCGAGGTCGGTGTATAGCGTTATCGCCGCCGACGTGCCGTTGACGTTCGCCAACGGATCGTTCAGAGGGAGCAGTTCTGGCCTAACGCTCAATCTGACGCCGCTATTTTCGACGTCAGGCTCGGCGCGACAGATGTACTTTATCCGGCAGCCCTTTTCACGCGCGGCTTCGATATCGCCGCAGCCGATTTTCGCAACGCTTTCCACTTGGGCCTGCCGGGGATTCGTTTTCGCCTTCATCAGGATGTTGGCCAGCGCGCAAATCTTTGCCGCGCCATCCCAGCCTTCTACATCCATCGATGGGTCTGCTTCGGCGAGCTGCCTGCGCTGCGCTTCTTTGATGGCCTCCTCGTATGTACCCCCCTTTTCCAATTCGCCGAGAATAAAGTTCGTCGTGCCGTTAAGTATCCCCTTTATGCCGAAGATTTTGTTGCTGCGCAGCGTCTCTTTCACAAGATTGAAGATCGGTGTACCATCCATGACGATTGTCTCATAAAGGAACATCCGCCCCTTTTCCTTCGCCAGCGCATCGATCTCGTCGAAGCGCCACGCCTCCGGCCCTTTGTTGGCGGTTATCACATGCATGCCGCGGTCCAGGGCCTCTTTGATGTAGCTCGCCGCAGGTTCGCCGTCGTCAATGGAGAGCGTCGTAAGTTCGATGAGCAGTTCTGCGTCGGCTTCTTCGATCATCGTCTTTGTATCGCAGCGGACAAACGACGGGTCGGCTTCATCGAAGCGCCCAAGCTTTTCGTTCATTGCCAACACCTTTTCAAGGTTTAGCCCGTTCGGATTCATCAGCGTGCCCTTAGAGCGCGTGCAGACTGCCGTCAGACACATTTCACACCCGTAGACGGCGGCAAGTTCCACGCTCTTTTCCAGGAGCAGACGAGTGAATCTCACGCCGACATTGCCAAAGCCGGCCATGCAGTATTTGATGACTCTGTTCATGATTTTTCTCCTTTTTGTCATATACGCAGTACTCTTAGCTCATAAATCGTTTTTCAACGAAAGGGTTTTCTGTGGAGAAGAGCATCGCCTGGTAGCGGAGGGTGAATGCCGCTATGTCTCCCAGTCTGTAACTTTCGGCGCTCTCCTGAATGTCTATTATCATGTGGTCGCTGCTTGCTCCGAGGATTTTTATTCCAGCGTCGTCGGGGATGAGTTTGTACGCATCGCCGATGTCGAACGCACCTATGGCCAGCAGCGCGCGGCGGCGGACGCCGCGGTCTTCATAATGGACGTATGAGCCGAAGCA is part of the Synergistes jonesii genome and harbors:
- a CDS encoding homoserine dehydrogenase, whose translation is MNRVIKYCMAGFGNVGVRFTRLLLEKSVELAAVYGCEMCLTAVCTRSKGTLMNPNGLNLEKVLAMNEKLGRFDEADPSFVRCDTKTMIEEADAELLIELTTLSIDDGEPAASYIKEALDRGMHVITANKGPEAWRFDEIDALAKEKGRMFLYETIVMDGTPIFNLVKETLRSNKIFGIKGILNGTTNFILGELEKGGTYEEAIKEAQRRQLAEADPSMDVEGWDGAAKICALANILMKAKTNPRQAQVESVAKIGCGDIEAAREKGCRIKYICRAEPDVENSGVRLSVRPELLPLNDPLANVNGTSAAITLYTDLAGEISIVQTDPGILQTAYGLYSDLLTLIKDTK